One part of the Humulus lupulus chromosome 9, drHumLupu1.1, whole genome shotgun sequence genome encodes these proteins:
- the LOC133800573 gene encoding uncharacterized protein LOC133800573 — MLKRLFELIKGIPCGVQSDLSNGFPSPFVASPSYQGSCLAKHWIAVLHSISCALGGCAIFGVGFHHNRWCGSYQLNVEEDREATMARFLNGLNREIANPIELHHYVELEDLVHMAIKVERQLKRGSTSSKPRPSPHNSSATPWRSNYPKKEEDQPTSSFTAKPATTPQGKTAPTSSRSSEIKCFKCQGRGHIASQCPNKRVMVIRESGELDSEDEDDLADMPPLEDAFIDDEEYGPESGEMLALVTRRALNLQAKEEEEEVQRANIFHARCHVKDKVCSVIIDGGSCTNVASSSMVEKLGLPTLKHPCPYKLQWLNDSGEVRVTKQVLVSFRIGKYEDEVLCDVVPMQAGHLLLGRPWQFDRQVQHDGFTNKYSFTFRQRTITLAPLTPKQVYEDQVRLQKLSDKKKLSEQKKESEKMNESEKKERQREKMVESSEREKKEKSSINAGKLERKQNNFYAKKSEVKEALLNTNQLDANKDRHKQVFDPGDWVWVHMRKERFPAQRRSKLLPRGDGPF; from the coding sequence atgttgaagagactatttgaacttatcaagggtattccttgtggcgttcaatccgacttatcaaacggattcccatccccgtttgtggcgtctccctcataccaaggttcgtgcttggctaagcattggatcgcggttcttcattccatttcgtgtgctcttggtggctgtgccatatttggtgtcgggtttcaccacaatcgttggtgtggttcgtatcagttaaatgtggaagaggatcgggaggcaaccatggcaaggtttttgaatgggttgaaccgagagattgctaatccaattgagctacaccattatgtggaattggaagatttggtgcatatggcaatcaaagttgagaggcaactcaagaggggtagtacaagttcaaagccaagaccgagcccacacaattcaagtgcaacaccttggcggtcaaactatccaaagaaggaagaagaccaacctacttcatcctttacagcaaaaccagccacgacccctcaaggtaaaacagcccctacttcgtcccgttctagtgagataaagtgtttcaaatgtcaggggcgaggacacatagctagccaatgtccaaacaagagagttatggtgattcgagaaagtggcgagctcgattctgaagatgaagatgatcttgctgacatgccaccattggaagatgcttttatcgatgatgaagagtatgggccagaatctggtgagatgcttgcactagtcacacgacgagctttgaatttgcaagcaaaagaagaggaagaagaggtgcagcgggcgAACATCTTTCAcgctcgttgtcatgtgaaagacaaggtatgtagtgtgattattgatggaggtagttgtactaatgttgctagttcttccatggttgagaagctggggctcccaacgcttaaacatccttgtccatacaagttgcagtggttgaatgatagtggtgaagtgagggttacaaaacaggtgctggtatcatttcgaattggcaagtatgaggatgaggtattgtgcgatgtggttcccatgcaagctggacacctccttctaggaaggccttggcaatttgatcggcaggtgcagcatgacggcttcaccaacaagtattcattcacattccgtcaacgaacaatcactctagcgcctttgacaccaaaacaagtatatgaagaccaagtgaggttgcaaaaattgagtgataaaaaaaaattgagtgagcaaaagaaggagagtgaaaagatgaatgagagtgagaaaaaagagagacaaagagagaaaatggtcgaatcaagtgagagagaaaagaaagagaagagttcgatcaatgcgggaaaattagagagaaaacaaaataatttttatgcaaaaaaaagtgaggttaaggaggcccttttaaacactaaccaacttgatgctaacaaggatcgtcacaagcaggtttttgaccccggtgattgggtatgggtacacatgaggaaagagcgattcccagcacaaagacgttccaaattgctacctcgaggagatggtccattttaa